The Clostridium sp. AWRP genome has a window encoding:
- a CDS encoding response regulator: MKGEGNYPNVNYSNGFLKLIHNTFQKFLDVNSNNYQIELKKSLEEIGLFFDLDRIFIYYFSKDPTFMQIECQWNKKGIKPKREIEEEEVVYAFPWLIRQIKNKDFVVVNDVEEFPDEAVFEKEAFLKEEIKTSLIVSLKSENKLIGFIGYESLSKPVTWKEEQIRILIDISKAFSNTRARIVKEKTYKKALRGQAILLNNSESQIWALSNVTSYAAVNEAHARFFGKNKSDLEYQDLYDIFDIDTANKLSASNWELFQKSESAEKEIEIRNFKGENRLLQIKSKPQKDKTGNIKYLICTAEDITEQRLAERELYKAKEQAEAANIAKSQFLANMSHEIRTPMNGIFGFLDLLQSTNLSLEQKDFIREAKSASKVLLYIINDILDFSKIEAKKLTMEKIRFNLRNTIEDAVSLLVPKAVEKGLELYTMISESVPEEVVGDPSRLRQILNNLISNAVKFTNKGEISVTVDCLKEENETAVLNFEVKDTGIGIRKDHINKIFKSFSQADTSTTRNYGGTGLGLAISSELVKMMGGEIHVESIFGKGSIFKFDVRLKIVKRASGQKFAFEKLDGMNILIANDDVNNRKIINSYLKETGLKVFEAEDGSSAITTILSNANTKNKINIAIIDCQMNDMSGYELANTLKTIPFSKDIKLILLTNITQKGDAEAAKEYGFSSYLSKPVRRDDLLACIAMVLGLKKEDGEGHQVITKHVVKEVQNALEPRILLVEDNKMNRKIVITMLKSHDMICDVAVNGSEALKAVLQKDYDVVFMDCQMPVMDGYECTSKIRMLEGDKKHTTIVAMTANAMDGDSEKCIKTGMDDYISKPINFDKMFKMIEANTKTRECVDDYSKIIDDNIDCFIKTTGLGKDDAKEILEEYIRCLPDLLSDISKAIDGNDFDKLAWLAHELKGSSGTLGILSIHELAIKLEQAALKHEIDECARFFAKIKDLLH, translated from the coding sequence ATGAAAGGTGAAGGCAATTACCCAAATGTTAATTATTCCAATGGTTTCTTGAAATTAATTCATAATACTTTTCAGAAATTTTTAGATGTAAATAGTAATAATTATCAGATTGAGTTAAAAAAATCATTGGAGGAAATAGGCTTATTTTTTGATTTGGATAGAATTTTTATCTATTACTTTTCTAAAGATCCTACTTTTATGCAAATAGAGTGCCAATGGAATAAGAAAGGTATAAAACCAAAAAGAGAGATCGAGGAGGAAGAGGTAGTTTATGCTTTCCCATGGCTGATTCGCCAGATTAAGAATAAGGATTTTGTTGTAGTGAATGATGTAGAAGAATTTCCTGATGAAGCAGTATTTGAAAAAGAGGCTTTTTTAAAGGAAGAAATCAAAACTTCTCTTATAGTTTCATTAAAAAGTGAAAATAAGTTAATTGGATTCATAGGTTATGAAAGTTTGTCAAAGCCTGTGACATGGAAAGAGGAGCAAATTAGAATATTAATAGACATTTCAAAGGCTTTTTCAAATACTAGGGCAAGAATTGTAAAGGAAAAAACATATAAAAAAGCTCTTAGAGGGCAGGCAATTTTACTTAATAATTCTGAATCGCAAATATGGGCATTAAGTAACGTTACTTCTTATGCAGCTGTAAATGAAGCCCATGCAAGGTTTTTTGGAAAGAATAAAAGTGATTTAGAATATCAGGATTTATACGATATATTTGATATAGATACTGCAAATAAACTTTCTGCAAGTAACTGGGAGTTATTTCAAAAGAGTGAGTCGGCAGAAAAAGAGATCGAGATTAGAAACTTCAAAGGTGAAAATAGACTGCTTCAAATTAAAAGTAAGCCCCAGAAGGATAAGACAGGTAATATCAAGTATCTTATTTGCACTGCTGAGGATATCACAGAGCAGAGATTAGCAGAAAGAGAGTTATACAAGGCAAAAGAACAAGCAGAAGCAGCAAATATTGCAAAGAGTCAGTTTCTTGCAAATATGTCTCATGAAATAAGAACTCCAATGAACGGAATATTTGGATTCCTCGATTTGCTTCAATCAACTAATTTGTCTTTAGAACAAAAAGACTTTATACGTGAAGCAAAATCTGCTTCAAAGGTATTATTGTATATTATTAATGATATACTGGATTTTTCAAAGATTGAAGCTAAAAAGCTAACCATGGAAAAGATTAGATTTAATTTAAGAAATACTATTGAAGATGCGGTTTCACTACTTGTTCCTAAGGCAGTAGAAAAAGGACTTGAACTTTATACCATGATTAGCGAAAGTGTTCCTGAAGAGGTTGTTGGTGATCCATCAAGGCTTAGACAGATATTAAATAATCTTATAAGTAATGCAGTAAAATTTACTAACAAGGGTGAAATTTCTGTTACAGTTGATTGTTTAAAGGAAGAAAATGAAACAGCTGTACTTAACTTTGAAGTAAAAGATACTGGAATCGGAATTCGTAAGGATCATATTAATAAGATATTTAAATCTTTTAGTCAAGCAGATACTTCTACAACTAGAAATTATGGAGGAACGGGGCTGGGGCTTGCCATATCTAGTGAATTGGTGAAAATGATGGGCGGTGAAATTCACGTTGAAAGTATATTTGGAAAAGGGTCTATATTTAAGTTTGATGTGAGATTGAAGATTGTAAAAAGAGCATCAGGGCAGAAATTTGCATTTGAAAAGCTTGATGGTATGAATATTTTAATTGCTAATGATGATGTAAATAACAGGAAAATCATTAATTCATATCTTAAAGAAACTGGTCTTAAAGTATTTGAAGCTGAAGACGGAAGTAGTGCCATTACCACAATTCTTTCAAATGCAAATACAAAAAACAAAATAAACATTGCTATCATAGACTGTCAAATGAATGATATGAGTGGTTATGAACTGGCCAATACGTTAAAAACAATACCTTTTTCAAAGGATATTAAATTAATACTTCTAACTAATATAACTCAAAAGGGAGATGCTGAGGCTGCGAAAGAATATGGTTTTTCATCATATTTGAGTAAACCTGTCAGAAGAGATGACTTACTTGCTTGTATTGCTATGGTATTGGGCCTTAAAAAAGAAGATGGAGAAGGACATCAGGTTATAACGAAGCATGTAGTTAAAGAAGTTCAAAATGCATTAGAACCAAGAATTTTATTGGTTGAAGATAATAAAATGAATCGTAAAATTGTTATAACTATGCTTAAATCACATGATATGATTTGTGATGTGGCGGTGAATGGTAGTGAAGCATTAAAAGCAGTGCTGCAAAAAGATTATGATGTTGTTTTTATGGACTGCCAGATGCCGGTAATGGATGGGTATGAGTGTACATCTAAGATAAGGATGTTAGAAGGAGACAAAAAGCATACTACAATTGTAGCAATGACTGCTAATGCTATGGATGGTGACTCAGAAAAGTGCATTAAAACTGGCATGGACGATTATATTAGTAAGCCTATTAATTTTGATAAGATGTTTAAGATGATAGAAGCCAATACTAAAACGAGAGAGTGTGTAGATGATTATAGTAAAATAATAGACGATAATATTGACTGCTTTATTAAAACTACAGGACTTGGAAAAGATGATGCAAAAGAAATACTTGAAGAATATATAAGATGTTTACCTGATTTATTATCAGATATTAGCAAGGCTATTGATGGTAATGATTTTGATAAATTGGCTTGGTTAGCTCACGAGTTAAAGGGTTCTTCTGGAACTCTAGGAATACTTTCTATTCATGAATTAGCAATAAAATTAGAGCAGGCAGCTTTAAAACATGAAATAGATGAATGTGCTAGATTTTTTGCTAAAATAAAAGATTTGCTTCACTAA
- a CDS encoding ABC transporter permease, whose protein sequence is MKMKFVKRENISKNKEVSIRIIAILLAFVVMGILFAALKCNPISVYISMFKGAFGGSNPIKQTINSAIPLAITALGIAIGLKLKYYNIGGEGQIIMGAFGAALVAFHFPNMPSPILIILMFASGVLFSGIWGFIPGFFKVKWRANETITTLMMNYIALKFVTYLQYGPWKDPSSLGFPKMPNFSSNAVLPSVFGVHIGWIIAILLAIFVYIFLNHTKTGYEISVIGESENTAKYAGIGIKKTTLIAIVLSAVFCGITGVIQSSAIEQTLSTEITGGVGYTGIIIAWISNLNPVVSILVSILFAGLLQGGSFIQTAFGIPNSVASILQSVILFFVLGSEFFIRFRLSKGDVNENYNENKKVVNEV, encoded by the coding sequence ATGAAAATGAAGTTTGTTAAAAGAGAGAATATAAGTAAAAATAAAGAAGTGTCTATTAGAATAATTGCCATATTATTAGCTTTTGTTGTAATGGGAATTCTTTTTGCAGCACTTAAGTGCAATCCTATATCAGTTTATATTTCAATGTTTAAAGGTGCCTTTGGAGGTTCTAATCCAATTAAGCAGACTATAAATTCAGCTATACCACTTGCAATCACTGCCCTTGGAATCGCAATAGGTCTTAAATTAAAATATTATAATATAGGCGGTGAGGGTCAGATAATAATGGGAGCTTTTGGAGCTGCACTTGTTGCATTTCATTTTCCTAATATGCCATCTCCTATCCTCATCATTTTAATGTTTGCAAGTGGAGTACTATTTAGTGGAATATGGGGATTTATACCAGGCTTTTTTAAAGTGAAATGGAGGGCCAATGAAACTATAACTACCCTTATGATGAATTATATTGCATTAAAATTTGTAACTTATCTTCAATATGGTCCATGGAAAGATCCTAGTTCTTTGGGATTCCCTAAAATGCCTAATTTCTCTTCTAACGCAGTACTTCCAAGTGTCTTTGGCGTTCATATTGGATGGATAATAGCTATATTACTTGCTATTTTTGTATATATATTCTTAAATCACACTAAAACTGGTTATGAAATTTCTGTAATTGGTGAAAGCGAAAATACCGCTAAATATGCAGGAATAGGTATAAAGAAAACTACTTTAATTGCTATAGTACTTAGTGCTGTATTTTGTGGAATAACAGGAGTAATACAGTCTTCTGCTATAGAACAAACACTTTCTACTGAAATAACAGGTGGGGTTGGATATACTGGAATAATAATAGCTTGGATATCAAATTTAAACCCTGTTGTAAGTATTTTGGTATCAATTCTATTTGCAGGTCTTTTGCAAGGCGGATCGTTTATCCAAACAGCATTTGGTATACCAAATTCAGTAGCATCAATACTTCAGTCAGTAATTTTATTTTTTGTACTTGGAAGCGAATTCTTTATTAGGTTTAGACTGTCAAAGGGCGATGTAAATGAAAATTATAACGAAAATAAAAAAGTTGTAAATGAGGTGTAA
- a CDS encoding PAS domain-containing protein → MRNLNNRELLKKYIPVAKFISEILGDNCEVVIQDITTPNNSIIFIKNGHLTGRNIGSPLTNLVLNIIQNKTYTNKNYATNYKAEGNFKTFKSSSYFIKNNDNKIIGLLCVNIDIEPYNKVKDLMDRLSFVSNTDVSESENIKTQEQFYDNVDDLLCTMINEAISEINILPERMSANEKICVVKYLYDKGAFNLKGAVVKVAKALLVSEPTIYRYLNKYM, encoded by the coding sequence GTGAGAAATTTGAATAACAGAGAATTATTAAAAAAGTACATACCTGTAGCTAAATTTATTTCTGAAATTCTAGGAGATAACTGCGAGGTAGTAATCCAAGATATAACTACTCCTAACAATTCTATAATTTTTATAAAAAACGGTCATTTAACAGGAAGAAATATAGGTAGTCCCCTTACTAACTTAGTTCTTAATATAATTCAGAATAAAACTTATACTAATAAAAATTACGCAACTAACTACAAAGCAGAAGGTAATTTTAAAACTTTCAAATCTTCAAGCTATTTTATTAAAAATAATGATAACAAGATAATAGGATTACTTTGTGTAAATATAGATATTGAACCTTATAATAAAGTCAAGGATTTAATGGATAGATTAAGTTTTGTATCAAATACCGACGTGAGCGAAAGTGAAAACATAAAAACACAAGAGCAATTTTATGATAATGTGGACGATCTCTTATGTACCATGATCAATGAGGCTATATCTGAAATAAATATTCTTCCAGAACGCATGTCTGCTAATGAAAAGATTTGTGTAGTAAAATATTTATACGATAAAGGAGCTTTTAATTTGAAAGGTGCTGTAGTTAAAGTAGCTAAGGCTCTTTTGGTTTCCGAGCCTACTATATACAGATACTTAAACAAATACATGTAA
- a CDS encoding BMP family ABC transporter substrate-binding protein — protein sequence MKKKKILIFLLVLVVITGLFAGCSSSDTSSTGVSTTSGGKKIDKDKIKVGFIYDGSLGDGGWVDAHNDGRLALDKMGIKTIYKENVPESQKVEPVIEDMISQGCNVIVAASFGYMDYVYKEAQKHKDVIFLHNAGYKTADNMGAYFAKYYQSTYLTGILAGMKTKTNKIGVVGSMPIPELYRQINAFALGVQSVNKNAVVNVKWTHTWYDPAKEKEAGKALVDQGNDVISEEQNTTSALDPAEEKGLAGIGFDRDKKNEDPKMYMTAPVYHWDVYYKQQINDLIAGKWKSEKWLKGIESGVNDLAPIRAESAPAGGKEAVEKAKADIISGKLKIFAGPIKDQKGELKVKEGQVLDDNYLEKIDWFVQGINGANEK from the coding sequence ATGAAGAAGAAAAAAATACTTATCTTTTTACTTGTACTTGTTGTTATTACAGGATTATTTGCAGGATGTTCGTCATCTGACACAAGCTCTACTGGAGTAAGTACTACTTCTGGAGGAAAGAAAATAGATAAAGACAAAATAAAAGTTGGTTTTATTTATGATGGCAGTTTAGGTGATGGTGGCTGGGTTGATGCCCACAACGATGGAAGACTGGCACTTGATAAGATGGGAATCAAGACTATATATAAAGAAAATGTTCCAGAATCCCAGAAAGTTGAACCTGTTATAGAAGATATGATTAGTCAGGGATGTAATGTAATTGTAGCAGCTAGCTTTGGATATATGGATTATGTTTATAAGGAAGCACAAAAACATAAGGATGTTATATTCCTACATAATGCAGGATATAAAACAGCAGATAATATGGGCGCATATTTTGCTAAATACTATCAATCAACGTATTTAACTGGTATATTGGCTGGCATGAAAACTAAGACAAACAAAATAGGTGTAGTAGGATCTATGCCGATACCAGAATTATATAGGCAAATTAATGCTTTTGCATTAGGAGTACAGTCTGTTAACAAAAATGCTGTAGTAAATGTAAAGTGGACTCATACTTGGTATGATCCTGCAAAAGAAAAAGAAGCAGGTAAGGCACTTGTTGATCAGGGAAATGATGTTATAAGTGAAGAACAAAATACTACATCTGCTTTAGATCCTGCTGAAGAAAAGGGACTTGCAGGTATAGGATTTGATAGAGACAAGAAGAATGAAGATCCTAAAATGTACATGACAGCACCTGTTTATCATTGGGATGTGTATTATAAACAGCAAATTAATGATTTAATAGCTGGAAAGTGGAAATCTGAGAAATGGTTAAAGGGTATTGAATCAGGAGTTAATGATCTTGCACCAATTAGAGCAGAAAGTGCACCAGCAGGTGGAAAAGAAGCTGTAGAAAAAGCTAAAGCTGATATAATTTCAGGTAAATTGAAGATATTTGCTGGACCAATTAAGGATCAAAAAGGTGAATTAAAAGTTAAAGAAGGTCAGGTTTTAGATGACAATTATCTTGAAAAAATAGATTGGTTTGTACAAGGCATAAATGGTGCAAATGAAAAATAG
- a CDS encoding GH25 family lysozyme, with protein MKIMNGIDVYEGDNISDWNVIKNTDGISVVIQKATQGLYRVDSLLNYRYPRIKQAGLKLGFYHYANGNAPTAEAKHFLETISGLESDTVLWLDIEGEENWSRSNAINFANAFIKYVQSQGRKIGVYSGYAFYKDYLSGNIPDVPLWIASYGSQPSLYPDNASWQYSETGKLNGAVGYVDLNYFIEDIFTGNVSPVKPNTLVQQIKALQYNLNLDYNAKLAVDGIAGPATTAALKGIQNIIVKGHKSHVVLWIQQKLEQYGYLKKNSYTPMVYDEATFQAVTNLQKNWRKATDGILGSDTWGIFLNN; from the coding sequence ATGAAGATAATGAATGGAATAGACGTATATGAAGGAGATAATATTTCAGACTGGAATGTTATTAAAAATACAGATGGTATTTCTGTAGTAATTCAAAAAGCAACACAAGGTCTATATCGTGTAGATAGTTTATTAAATTATAGATATCCAAGAATTAAACAGGCAGGACTTAAATTGGGATTTTATCATTACGCAAATGGCAATGCTCCAACAGCAGAAGCAAAGCACTTTTTAGAAACTATCTCAGGATTGGAAAGTGACACTGTTCTGTGGCTTGATATAGAGGGAGAGGAAAATTGGAGCAGGAGCAATGCTATTAATTTTGCAAATGCGTTTATCAAATATGTACAGTCACAAGGTCGCAAGATAGGAGTATATTCTGGATATGCATTTTATAAAGATTATTTGTCAGGTAATATTCCAGATGTTCCACTTTGGATTGCAAGTTATGGAAGTCAGCCTTCCTTATATCCAGATAATGCTTCATGGCAGTATTCAGAAACCGGAAAATTAAACGGAGCTGTGGGATATGTGGACTTAAATTATTTTATAGAAGATATATTTACTGGAAATGTATCACCTGTTAAGCCTAATACTCTTGTGCAGCAGATAAAAGCGCTTCAGTATAATCTGAATTTGGATTATAATGCAAAATTAGCTGTAGATGGTATTGCAGGACCTGCCACGACTGCGGCACTAAAGGGAATACAAAATATCATTGTTAAAGGTCATAAATCTCATGTAGTGTTGTGGATACAGCAGAAACTTGAGCAATATGGCTATTTAAAGAAAAATTCTTATACTCCTATGGTTTATGATGAAGCCACTTTCCAGGCTGTAACTAATCTTCAGAAGAATTGGAGAAAAGCTACGGATGGTATTTTAGGTTCAGACACATGGGGTATATTTTTGAATAACTAA
- a CDS encoding HD-GYP domain-containing protein, with product MRVISVSSLKGDEILGRQIYDEFGRVLLNVGVKLKPYYIKRIKEIGINCVYIDDDISKNVIIEESVSQKTRQMSKHAVRQMIGTYCREGKTDNSSIMNSVDAVIEDVVSNKEVLINVAEISASDNNIYSHSVNVCVLATIIGTHMGYGVMKLKDIATGALLHDIGKIKIMNDRKLLDNFKTKEELDKYITLMHPKVGYDFLGSQYIWNASVKVVALMHHERSDGSGYPLKLQGDEINKIAKMVSICDVFDNMISGRNGFKSKSVNEVIEYLVGMSNTYFDAEMVRKFTMNIAAFPTGSGVILSSNEKGLVVKQNKSMPMRPVVKVIYDKAGNLLLEPYEIDLLKELTLFITKTCEL from the coding sequence ATGAGAGTTATTAGTGTCTCCAGCCTGAAGGGGGATGAAATCCTTGGAAGGCAAATTTATGATGAATTCGGTAGAGTTTTACTTAACGTTGGAGTAAAATTAAAACCTTATTATATTAAGAGAATTAAAGAAATTGGAATTAATTGTGTATATATTGATGACGATATATCGAAAAATGTGATTATTGAGGAAAGTGTTTCTCAAAAGACAAGGCAAATGAGTAAACATGCTGTTAGGCAAATGATTGGAACATACTGTCGAGAAGGAAAGACTGATAATAGCAGTATTATGAATTCAGTAGACGCAGTAATTGAAGATGTGGTATCGAATAAAGAGGTTTTGATAAATGTTGCAGAAATAAGTGCAAGTGATAACAATATATATTCCCATTCGGTAAATGTTTGTGTATTAGCTACAATAATAGGAACTCATATGGGATATGGTGTAATGAAGCTTAAAGATATAGCTACAGGTGCTTTGCTTCATGATATAGGTAAGATAAAAATTATGAATGATAGGAAACTTTTAGATAATTTTAAGACTAAGGAAGAATTAGATAAATACATTACATTAATGCATCCAAAGGTAGGTTATGATTTTTTAGGATCACAGTATATTTGGAATGCATCCGTAAAGGTAGTTGCATTAATGCATCATGAAAGAAGTGATGGCAGCGGATACCCTTTAAAATTACAAGGCGATGAAATAAACAAAATTGCAAAGATGGTGTCCATATGTGACGTATTTGATAATATGATATCAGGTAGAAATGGTTTCAAAAGTAAAAGTGTCAATGAGGTTATTGAATATCTTGTTGGTATGAGTAATACTTATTTTGATGCAGAAATGGTAAGAAAGTTCACTATGAATATAGCCGCTTTCCCAACAGGAAGTGGAGTTATTTTAAGTTCAAATGAAAAGGGCTTAGTGGTAAAGCAAAACAAATCAATGCCAATGAGACCTGTGGTAAAAGTTATATATGATAAAGCTGGAAATTTACTTTTAGAACCTTATGAAATTGATTTATTGAAAGAATTAACTCTTTTTATTACGAAAACTTGTGAGCTTTAA
- a CDS encoding response regulator codes for MKKVLIVDNSSYMRMFVKKIIEKGGFQSIFGASNKQEAVELFKLEKPDIVLLDLNMSEVRMDGVEVLTDIMKIDPNAVVLIMSAVGHEEVKDECIKLGASGYIRKPFHTETLLKTLEEYK; via the coding sequence ATGAAAAAGGTATTAATAGTTGATAATTCATCGTATATGAGGATGTTCGTAAAAAAGATTATTGAAAAGGGAGGTTTCCAAAGTATATTTGGTGCATCAAATAAACAGGAAGCAGTAGAGCTATTCAAGCTTGAAAAACCAGACATTGTGCTTTTAGATTTGAATATGTCTGAGGTTAGGATGGATGGTGTTGAAGTTTTAACTGATATAATGAAAATTGACCCTAACGCAGTTGTACTTATTATGTCAGCAGTAGGTCATGAAGAAGTGAAAGATGAATGTATAAAACTAGGAGCTAGTGGCTATATTAGGAAGCCTTTTCATACTGAAACTTTATTGAAGACATTAGAAGAATATAAATAA
- a CDS encoding ABC transporter ATP-binding protein: MNEEYYLTMKNITKKFGDVVANNNVNFNVKGGEIHALLGENGAGKSTLMNMLSGIYIPDGGSIFIHGREIRFKSPTDAIKSGIGMIYQHFKLIESMTAIQNIILGKKKKLFLNYDKEVKKVQQIKDKYGFDVDLNKYVYDMSVGERENLEILKVLYRGADILILDEPTAVFTPQETKKLFNLMKRMKKEGCSIIFITHKLDEVMQVADTITILRKGESVETVTKDSTTPKELVDKMIGYHVDLAIEKSNTTIGKSILKVSDLNLINDLNIPILKNINFEIHEGEVVGVAGISGCGQKELCEAIAGITKISSGKIEFQGKDITDKDASKLSKENLGISFIPEDRLGMGLVGSMDMVDNVFLKYYKKQKGLLLKKDDVEKKAEKIKEDLEVKTPSIHYPIKNLSGGNIQKILLGRELGLNPKLILMGYPVRGLDINTCYTIYNLVNEEKKKGTGILFVGEDLDILLSICDRIIVMYSGEITGNFESKNVTKEAIGYKMLGNKRKGDEIYENEVC, from the coding sequence TTGAATGAAGAATATTATTTAACTATGAAAAATATAACTAAAAAATTTGGTGACGTAGTTGCTAATAACAATGTTAATTTTAATGTTAAAGGTGGAGAAATTCATGCACTGTTAGGTGAAAATGGTGCAGGCAAAAGTACACTTATGAACATGCTGTCAGGAATATATATTCCTGATGGCGGTTCAATTTTTATACATGGCAGGGAAATTAGGTTTAAATCACCTACTGATGCTATAAAATCTGGTATAGGTATGATATATCAACATTTCAAACTTATAGAATCCATGACTGCAATACAAAATATTATTTTGGGAAAGAAAAAAAAGTTATTTTTAAATTATGATAAAGAGGTAAAAAAAGTTCAACAAATAAAAGACAAATATGGCTTTGATGTAGATTTAAACAAATACGTTTATGATATGTCTGTAGGAGAAAGAGAAAATCTTGAAATATTAAAGGTGCTGTATAGGGGAGCTGATATTCTTATTTTAGATGAACCCACAGCAGTATTTACCCCTCAAGAAACCAAGAAATTATTTAACTTAATGAAAAGAATGAAAAAAGAAGGATGTTCTATTATATTTATAACTCATAAATTAGATGAGGTTATGCAAGTAGCGGACACAATTACTATACTTAGAAAAGGTGAATCTGTAGAAACTGTTACAAAAGATAGTACTACACCTAAGGAATTAGTAGATAAGATGATAGGTTATCATGTAGATTTAGCTATAGAAAAATCAAATACGACTATTGGCAAATCCATATTAAAAGTTTCAGATTTAAACTTAATAAATGATTTGAACATTCCTATACTTAAAAATATAAATTTTGAGATACATGAAGGAGAAGTAGTTGGAGTCGCAGGAATTTCAGGATGTGGTCAGAAGGAACTTTGTGAAGCCATAGCTGGAATTACTAAAATATCTAGTGGAAAAATAGAATTTCAGGGAAAAGACATAACTGATAAAGATGCTTCAAAACTTTCAAAAGAAAATTTAGGAATAAGTTTTATACCGGAGGACAGGCTTGGTATGGGACTTGTAGGATCTATGGATATGGTCGATAATGTGTTTTTAAAATATTATAAAAAACAAAAAGGATTGCTACTCAAAAAAGATGATGTTGAAAAGAAAGCTGAAAAAATTAAAGAGGATTTAGAAGTAAAGACCCCAAGTATACATTATCCAATTAAAAATCTTTCTGGAGGAAATATACAAAAAATACTTTTGGGAAGAGAATTAGGATTAAATCCTAAGTTGATTTTAATGGGTTATCCAGTAAGGGGCCTTGATATAAACACTTGTTATACCATTTATAATTTAGTAAATGAAGAAAAGAAAAAAGGTACAGGTATATTATTTGTTGGAGAAGACCTGGATATACTTTTAAGTATTTGTGACAGAATTATAGTTATGTATTCAGGGGAGATAACAGGAAACTTTGAAAGCAAAAATGTTACAAAGGAAGCAATAGGATATAAAATGCTTGGCAATAAGCGTAAGGGTGATGAGATTTATGAAAATGAAGTTTGTTAA